From Echinicola jeungdonensis, the proteins below share one genomic window:
- a CDS encoding ATP-binding protein gives MKKGGINNTFKKIIHQSPEMVFLVDNSSPYWIFYSNRAFEKQIGESLKEKNLAGLGLDVSSYLFKEELIIPFNEKYYLFKVEFPNENSDYFLFYNGKEIGTKGGADYNESQKFNNSPNDILAIATDNFFTWVNGSVKNVLGYSPDELINVELDHFLHPDEREAFKERLKEINSSGQDQIKIVHRFLTKNGDYSWVEWHVQVDEEKYYLIGRDINEFQELSQDLNFQNSLFDKIPEMVVLAGPTGDIIKANLEAASFFGVEESRLGDSLHAGLTSFFMDKKVWQDALINLEGTPDYKIEKVRLQNEGIEKSFDISLRKIPIEDSFNILLAFNEIKEEGKEDVLQKNVQFLKHLTDQVPGLLFQLVLDQEGKMNFPYLNTGSLNVFGSEKAFNEKDNDFNYFISKVHPKDIGKIVSSTVNSAKNLVPWKSQFRIKLGEGKGYRWMLGSAMPTELDNGEVHWYGYLSDIDEVKQFEKKLKKSKESAEKASKLKSEFISMISHEIRTPLNAISGSVYSLLNEPHSHPQEMALNTINFAVDNLIIMINDLLDFQKMEANKMELEKQPFNLKLLLNQVINGLQYQAQESKNNLHLVVSDRLDVEVLGDKIRLIQVINNLVTNALKFTNEGKVDVTATLVQENEEQVEVFIEVKDTGIGIAKENFEKVFNDFDQVNQTFSKKYGGTGLGMSITKKILERMGSEIKLESELGVGSTFYFELILGKAPGKGQLVDEALMPAPEEIQTSSENVQVLFAEDNDVNALVVGKIMKRWGYDCDRVNNGQEAVEAVDKKKYDLILMDIQMPVMDGFTASEIIKKKQDIPIIALTAASKAEVLNKIEKSGMERFLSKPIDAVELHQNIKELVNGKSYMS, from the coding sequence ATGAAAAAAGGGGGAATCAATAATACTTTTAAGAAAATAATCCATCAATCTCCGGAAATGGTGTTTTTGGTGGATAACAGTTCCCCATATTGGATTTTTTATTCGAACAGGGCTTTTGAAAAACAAATAGGAGAATCATTAAAAGAAAAAAATCTTGCAGGTTTGGGTCTGGATGTTAGTTCTTATCTTTTTAAGGAAGAGTTGATCATACCATTTAATGAAAAATATTATCTTTTTAAAGTAGAGTTTCCAAATGAAAATTCCGATTACTTTTTATTTTATAATGGTAAGGAAATCGGTACAAAAGGGGGGGCCGATTATAATGAATCCCAAAAATTCAATAATTCACCAAATGACATTCTAGCCATCGCTACTGATAATTTTTTTACCTGGGTCAATGGTAGTGTAAAGAATGTTTTGGGTTATTCCCCGGATGAATTAATAAATGTTGAGTTGGACCACTTTCTCCATCCTGATGAAAGGGAGGCCTTTAAGGAAAGATTAAAGGAAATTAATTCTTCCGGGCAAGATCAAATTAAAATTGTCCATCGATTTTTGACCAAAAATGGAGATTATTCCTGGGTAGAGTGGCATGTCCAAGTGGATGAAGAAAAGTACTATTTAATCGGAAGGGATATTAACGAGTTTCAAGAATTGTCCCAGGATTTAAATTTTCAGAATTCCCTGTTTGATAAAATACCTGAAATGGTGGTTTTGGCAGGGCCAACAGGTGATATAATAAAAGCAAATTTGGAAGCGGCTTCTTTTTTTGGGGTAGAGGAGAGTCGATTAGGAGATTCTCTTCATGCGGGGTTAACCTCCTTTTTTATGGACAAAAAAGTTTGGCAGGATGCCTTAATAAATTTGGAGGGGACCCCTGATTATAAAATTGAAAAAGTTCGGCTTCAAAACGAAGGAATTGAAAAATCCTTTGACATTAGCCTAAGGAAAATCCCTATTGAAGATTCTTTCAATATTTTATTGGCTTTTAATGAAATTAAGGAAGAAGGAAAAGAGGATGTCCTTCAAAAAAATGTTCAATTTTTGAAGCATCTTACCGACCAGGTTCCCGGACTTTTATTCCAATTGGTGCTTGATCAAGAAGGGAAAATGAATTTTCCCTATTTAAACACTGGTTCCTTAAATGTATTTGGAAGTGAAAAAGCTTTTAACGAAAAGGATAACGACTTCAACTATTTTATTAGCAAAGTGCATCCCAAAGACATTGGGAAAATAGTTTCCTCAACGGTAAATTCTGCCAAAAACCTTGTTCCGTGGAAAAGTCAATTTCGCATTAAGCTGGGTGAGGGAAAGGGATATCGATGGATGCTGGGCTCTGCAATGCCCACTGAGTTGGACAATGGGGAGGTTCACTGGTATGGATATTTATCTGATATTGATGAAGTAAAACAGTTTGAAAAGAAACTTAAAAAATCCAAAGAATCAGCAGAGAAGGCAAGTAAGCTTAAGTCCGAATTTATTTCCATGATCAGCCATGAGATTAGGACTCCCTTGAATGCTATTTCGGGATCTGTGTACTCCCTGTTGAATGAACCGCATTCTCACCCCCAAGAGATGGCTCTGAATACCATCAATTTTGCAGTGGATAACCTCATCATTATGATCAATGATCTCCTGGATTTCCAGAAAATGGAGGCCAATAAAATGGAACTGGAAAAGCAACCCTTTAATTTGAAATTGTTGTTGAATCAGGTGATTAATGGACTGCAATATCAAGCCCAGGAGTCAAAAAACAATTTGCATCTGGTAGTTTCTGACCGATTGGATGTGGAAGTTTTAGGGGATAAGATCAGGTTGATCCAAGTGATTAATAACTTGGTGACCAATGCCTTGAAATTTACCAATGAGGGTAAAGTGGATGTAACAGCTACCCTGGTTCAGGAAAATGAGGAGCAAGTAGAAGTTTTCATTGAGGTCAAAGATACAGGAATTGGCATTGCAAAGGAGAATTTTGAAAAGGTATTCAATGATTTTGACCAGGTTAATCAAACTTTCAGTAAAAAATACGGTGGAACAGGATTAGGGATGTCCATTACCAAAAAAATCCTGGAAAGAATGGGTAGTGAAATAAAATTGGAATCCGAGCTTGGAGTGGGGTCCACATTTTATTTTGAGTTGATCCTGGGAAAAGCCCCAGGGAAAGGTCAATTGGTGGACGAAGCGTTGATGCCAGCTCCTGAAGAAATCCAAACATCCTCTGAAAATGTCCAAGTTTTATTTGCCGAGGATAACGATGTTAATGCTTTGGTTGTAGGAAAAATCATGAAAAGGTGGGGGTATGATTGTGATCGGGTAAACAATGGCCAGGAAGCAGTAGAAGCGGTGGACAAGAAGAAATATGACCTGATCCTAATGGATATTCAAATGCCCGTAATGGATGGGTTTACCGCTTCCGAAATTATTAAGAAAAAACAAGATATTCCTATAATTGCCCTAACGGCTGCTTCAAAAGCAGAGGTGTTGAATAAAATAGAAAAAAGCGGAATGGAAAGATTTTTATCCAAACCCATTGATGCCGTGGAACTACACCAAAACATCAAAGAATTGGTCAATGGTAAAAGTTATATGTCTTGA
- a CDS encoding tetratricopeptide repeat protein: MKGNNKMKENDYQSAIEYYTEALQIDPEYSVAFYNRGISHYRQTDYYKAIQDFTKAIQSKENYEEAFYQRSLAYLDNGEFYKAIRDSEKLIQLQPQDFRGYFVQGLALEKLKKYPEALDAFGEALSRDSENVDLYVNRATIHYYLDQFSLAQKDLEKAEQLNSMEANIYNLRSLIAFKMAEYKKALAFVEKALQIDPGHPYFYNNRGLYHLYLGNLEKGLEDINLSLKQNSRNLFALRNKGIYYVLKGDKKLALEYLEEVYQKDSSINLTKDYLDRAQDI, encoded by the coding sequence TTGAAAGGGAATAATAAGATGAAGGAAAATGACTATCAAAGCGCCATCGAATATTACACTGAAGCCCTTCAAATAGACCCGGAATATTCAGTTGCATTTTACAACCGGGGAATTTCCCACTACAGGCAAACTGATTATTACAAGGCAATTCAGGATTTCACCAAAGCCATCCAATCAAAAGAAAATTATGAGGAGGCATTTTATCAAAGAAGCCTTGCTTATTTAGATAATGGAGAATTTTACAAAGCAATTCGAGATTCCGAAAAATTGATCCAATTACAGCCCCAGGATTTTAGAGGATATTTTGTCCAGGGTCTGGCTTTGGAAAAGCTCAAAAAATACCCGGAAGCTTTGGATGCATTTGGGGAAGCCCTTTCTCGTGATTCTGAAAATGTAGATTTATACGTAAATAGGGCTACCATTCATTATTATTTGGACCAATTTTCCCTTGCCCAAAAAGACCTTGAAAAGGCTGAACAGCTCAACTCTATGGAGGCTAATATTTATAATTTAAGGTCTTTGATAGCATTTAAAATGGCGGAATATAAAAAGGCATTGGCATTTGTAGAAAAGGCCCTTCAAATCGATCCAGGGCATCCCTATTTTTACAATAACAGAGGTCTTTATCATTTGTACTTGGGCAACCTTGAAAAAGGCCTGGAGGACATCAATCTAAGCCTAAAACAAAACAGTAGAAACCTTTTTGCTTTGAGGAATAAAGGGATTTATTATGTTCTAAAAGGGGATAAAAAGTTGGCATTAGAATATTTGGAGGAGGTCTACCAAAAGGATAGCTCAATCAATTTAACCAAAGATTACTTGGATAGAGCTCAAGACATATAA